From the genome of Candidatus Methylopumilus rimovensis, one region includes:
- a CDS encoding GGDEF domain-containing protein, whose protein sequence is MIYTKITPLIMIFDSKEVIMSDAIASLVISLFILLATLGLKNIVIDLERKNNQLKKEAKIDFLTGAYSREEAYLRGKSDISRSLRNKKPVGFIMIDLDYFKKVNDRYGHLAGNVILKKLSSLCKHEIRNVDTFSRFGGEEFLVILPNIDNIFLNEVAERLRRKIEKYNFNYLHKKININISAGVSYYDPNKDRSANPNSIFLKYVKRADEAMYIAKNKGRNRVIQWAANI, encoded by the coding sequence ATGATTTACACAAAAATTACACCTCTAATCATGATTTTTGATTCAAAAGAAGTAATCATGTCTGATGCTATCGCTTCACTTGTAATTTCACTTTTTATTCTATTAGCTACGCTGGGTCTAAAAAATATCGTCATAGATCTAGAGCGAAAAAATAATCAATTAAAAAAAGAAGCAAAGATTGATTTTCTAACAGGTGCATATAGCCGAGAAGAAGCATACTTAAGAGGTAAAAGTGATATATCTCGATCATTAAGAAATAAAAAACCTGTTGGTTTTATCATGATAGATCTAGATTATTTCAAAAAAGTAAATGATCGATATGGTCATTTAGCAGGAAATGTAATATTGAAAAAACTATCTAGTCTTTGTAAACATGAGATTAGAAATGTAGATACCTTTTCTCGCTTTGGGGGAGAAGAATTTTTAGTAATACTTCCTAATATTGATAATATATTTTTAAATGAAGTTGCAGAAAGACTTAGAAGAAAAATTGAAAAGTATAATTTCAATTATTTGCATAAAAAAATTAATATAAATATAAGTGCGGGTGTTTCTTATTACGATCCAAATAAAGATAGAAGCGCTAATCCCAATTCTATTTTCTTAAAATATGTCAAACGTGCTGATGAAGCAATGTATATTGCTAAAAATAAAGGTCGTAACAGAGTTATTCAATGGGCGGCTAATATTTAA
- a CDS encoding mechanosensitive ion channel family protein has protein sequence MNLHFLDSIETLAYRLGTSMSTLFKITAIIAIALILTNLLRRTINLFSYEIAKKSSGRDAETRVNTLGRVFRYIASVTIYLIAFMLILSELKINIAPILGAAGIVGVAIGFGAQSLVKDYVGGLFILIEDQIRQGDTVKIEGYEGTVEEITLRYVRLRDYDGFVHYVPNGQIRIVTNMGRDFSYATFDITLGYEVNLDKATKLMQEISQKLRKSFTYKTKVLSDIEISGIDRLSESNLVIKARIKTQAMEHANIKREYLRLMKIAFQKAKIKPPYAQVVVHRSK, from the coding sequence ATGAATTTACACTTTTTAGATAGTATAGAAACACTTGCATATCGCCTAGGCACTTCTATGTCTACATTATTTAAGATCACTGCCATTATTGCGATCGCTCTTATTCTAACTAATCTTCTTCGCCGCACTATTAACTTATTTAGTTACGAAATCGCTAAAAAGTCCTCAGGACGAGATGCTGAAACAAGGGTAAATACTTTAGGTCGAGTGTTTAGATATATCGCATCCGTTACTATTTACTTAATCGCTTTTATGCTGATCTTAAGTGAATTGAAGATTAATATTGCTCCCATTTTAGGTGCTGCAGGCATTGTCGGTGTAGCGATTGGATTTGGTGCGCAATCTTTAGTTAAAGATTATGTAGGCGGTTTATTTATTCTGATCGAGGATCAAATAAGACAAGGCGACACTGTCAAGATCGAAGGATATGAGGGCACAGTTGAAGAAATTACACTTCGTTATGTAAGGCTTAGAGATTACGACGGCTTTGTTCACTATGTTCCTAATGGACAAATTCGTATTGTCACTAATATGGGGCGTGATTTTTCATATGCAACATTTGACATTACTTTAGGTTATGAAGTTAACCTTGATAAAGCAACCAAGCTCATGCAAGAGATAAGTCAAAAGCTAAGAAAATCTTTCACTTATAAAACCAAAGTGCTGTCTGATATTGAGATTTCTGGTATAGACCGTCTGAGTGAGTCTAATCTGGTTATTAAAGCAAGAATTAAGACACAAGCTATGGAACACGCAAACATTAAACGTGAATATTTGCGCTTAATGAAAATAGCATTTCAAAAGGCGAAAATAAAACCACCTTATGCTCAAGTTGTTGTTCACCGATCAAAGTAG
- a CDS encoding HD domain-containing phosphohydrolase → MTQDKNNESNVAESELRYRRLFETAQDGILIIDFDSGYIKDANPFITNLLGYSREELIDQELWEIGFMIDKTLALKAFTTIQEKGYVRYENLPLRHKNGDIREVEFVSNAYHVGGHKVIQCNIRDITERKKLEEENLKFQHLMSVSLHQMIETLANVIVARDSYTAGHQKRVANLASAIAAKLNLPLHTIEGIELSALIHDIGKIAVPAEILTKPSKLSSFELAMLRNHVQTGYDILKNMNFPWNLAQIILEHHERVDGSGYPNGLKGDSICEEARIIAVADTVEAISSDRPYRKSKGIEAALEEITMNRGILYDDRVVDACLDVFKEDHFEFPDI, encoded by the coding sequence ATGACGCAAGACAAAAATAACGAATCAAACGTTGCTGAATCTGAATTACGCTACAGACGTTTATTTGAAACAGCGCAAGATGGCATATTAATTATAGATTTTGATTCCGGGTACATTAAAGACGCCAATCCTTTTATTACTAATCTTTTAGGCTATTCGCGCGAAGAATTGATTGATCAAGAGCTATGGGAAATTGGTTTCATGATAGATAAAACCCTTGCATTGAAAGCTTTTACAACAATTCAAGAAAAAGGTTATGTACGCTACGAGAATTTACCTTTGCGCCATAAAAATGGCGATATTCGAGAAGTTGAATTTGTAAGTAATGCTTACCATGTGGGCGGCCATAAAGTTATTCAATGTAATATTCGTGACATCACTGAAAGAAAGAAGCTTGAAGAAGAGAATTTAAAATTCCAGCACTTAATGTCAGTTTCATTACACCAAATGATTGAGACTTTAGCGAATGTAATTGTAGCTAGAGATTCTTATACTGCAGGTCATCAGAAAAGAGTGGCTAACTTAGCATCTGCAATTGCTGCTAAGCTCAATTTGCCTCTGCATACTATTGAGGGCATTGAACTTTCAGCGCTTATTCATGATATCGGTAAAATTGCTGTCCCTGCCGAAATTCTTACAAAGCCAAGCAAATTATCCAGTTTTGAGTTGGCAATGTTGAGAAATCATGTTCAAACAGGATACGATATTTTAAAGAATATGAATTTTCCATGGAACTTAGCTCAGATTATTTTAGAACATCATGAGCGAGTAGATGGAAGTGGTTATCCAAATGGATTAAAAGGCGATTCTATTTGTGAGGAAGCAAGAATCATTGCAGTAGCAGATACTGTTGAAGCTATTTCATCGGATAGGCCTTATCGAAAAAGCAAAGGCATTGAAGCTGCGCTAGAAGAGATAACAATGAACAGAGGAATCTTATATGATGATCGAGTTGTGGATGCCTGTTTAGATGTTTTTAAAGAAGATCATTTCGAATTTCCAGACATTTAA
- a CDS encoding glycosyltransferase codes for MQNYRNHYVSVNQKFLISIAVAVLWATFSLWVARFWFDDLSSLIGGVLAGYFILFIAIVPGFINAFMFSSLMLDRRPDRIHLKRYPGLSILVACYNEEKSIQATILSIYKQRYPGPLEVIAINDGSTDQTLPILRKLSRKFSWLKVVHVKKNQGKALCLNQGLKISKYSLIVTLDGDSFLFKEALSRIVERYKSNPVHTRAVAGTVMVRNSRDNWITQSQEWDYFHGIATVKRVQSLYQGTLVAQGAFSLYNKKALQEINGWPDTIGEDIVLTWALLEKSYRVGYCEDGIVFTEAPNTLLSFIKQRQRWARGMFEAFQYHPKILFKKKLHSFFIWWDLLFPFMDFAFTFGFIPGLIAACLGHFWIVGPMTLSLFPIALFVNWVMYHIEGKMFNLQKLIVRRNILGFFIYIFPYNLILQPAAVAGYLYQIFGLKKTWGTK; via the coding sequence ATGCAAAATTACAGAAATCATTACGTTTCAGTTAATCAAAAATTTTTAATTTCCATTGCGGTTGCTGTTTTATGGGCCACTTTTTCTTTATGGGTTGCTAGATTTTGGTTTGATGATTTATCAAGCCTCATAGGAGGTGTATTAGCTGGTTATTTCATTTTATTCATTGCAATCGTTCCTGGATTCATCAATGCATTTATGTTCTCAAGCTTAATGCTTGATAGAAGACCAGACAGGATTCATTTAAAGAGATATCCTGGGTTATCAATTCTAGTAGCTTGTTATAACGAAGAAAAAAGCATTCAAGCCACTATTCTGAGTATCTATAAACAACGTTATCCTGGACCATTAGAAGTAATAGCCATTAATGATGGGTCAACCGATCAAACACTGCCCATTTTAAGAAAACTGTCTAGAAAGTTTTCTTGGCTGAAGGTAGTGCATGTCAAAAAGAATCAAGGTAAAGCACTATGTCTTAATCAGGGTTTAAAAATATCTAAATACAGTCTCATCGTAACGTTAGATGGCGATTCATTTTTATTTAAAGAAGCTTTATCAAGGATAGTGGAGAGATATAAAAGTAACCCAGTTCATACAAGAGCTGTCGCTGGCACAGTAATGGTTAGAAATTCCCGTGATAATTGGATTACTCAATCGCAAGAATGGGATTATTTTCATGGGATTGCAACAGTCAAGAGAGTTCAGTCCTTATACCAAGGGACGCTAGTTGCTCAGGGGGCCTTTTCTCTTTATAACAAGAAAGCACTGCAAGAAATTAATGGCTGGCCCGACACTATTGGTGAAGATATTGTATTGACATGGGCATTGTTAGAAAAAAGCTACAGGGTAGGTTATTGCGAAGACGGAATTGTTTTTACAGAAGCGCCAAATACACTTCTAAGCTTCATAAAACAAAGACAGAGATGGGCGCGAGGTATGTTTGAAGCTTTTCAATATCACCCTAAAATTTTATTCAAAAAAAAATTGCATTCTTTTTTCATTTGGTGGGATCTGCTTTTTCCATTTATGGATTTTGCTTTTACATTTGGCTTTATTCCAGGACTCATTGCTGCATGTTTAGGCCATTTTTGGATTGTAGGTCCTATGACTCTAAGTCTTTTTCCAATAGCCTTATTTGTTAATTGGGTGATGTATCACATTGAAGGAAAGATGTTTAATCTTCAAAAATTAATAGTAAGACGAAATATCTTAGGATTTTTTATTTATATATTTCCATACAATCTCATTCTTCAGCCCGCAGCAGTTGCAGGATATCTATATCAAATTTTTGGCCTTAAAAAAACTTGGGGAACGAAGTGA